A single region of the Elgaria multicarinata webbii isolate HBS135686 ecotype San Diego chromosome 14, rElgMul1.1.pri, whole genome shotgun sequence genome encodes:
- the LOC134408670 gene encoding fibulin-7-like, which produces MQPKIVALVVMALGTLQLPISSTQGCLSKQQVANVMRQMQKLLSSHEAAQLLSLRNFKKQLTVLQDNVQKEAAKRNESCPPLPAPSNGRRLGSKRAVGHEVHFVCDLGSLLMGSETRTCLENRTWSGQQPSCKHWATLSNSSFSRQPRCADNPLGSRQCSCDSGFQMRAGGICQDVDECQLFQSSPHTRICLHECVNLPGSYQCTCPSGYRLQTDHNTCNDVDECAENQHNCSRGQTCVNVFGGFRCVRPECPKAQLNTSYVKTSTLQCERSPCPMDSKACRRAAHSVSFHYLPLQSNRSVPRVLFKMSTSRFVGDSLRFAILGGNGQRKLMVQRSDQHTGELVLTRPAVGPMTLEAELEMSEFARKILLGKHIFKITVFVSQYEF; this is translated from the exons ATGCAACCCAAGATAGTGGCTCTGGTGGTGATGGCCCTGGGCACCCTGCAGCTGCCCATTAGCAGCACCCAG GGCTGCCTGAGCAAGCAACAGGTGGCAAATGTCATGAGGCAGATGCAGAAGTTGCTGTCCTCGCACGAAGCGGCCCAGCTTCTGAGTCTGCGCaacttcaagaagcagctgactGTTCTGCAAGACAACGTCCAGAAGGAGGCGGCCAAACGCAACG AGAGTTGCCCTCCCCTGCCAGCGCCCTCGAATGGCCGGAGGCTGGGCAGCAAGAGAGCCGTGGGGCACGAGGTGCATTTCGTCTGCGATCTGGGCTCCCTGCTGATGGGCTCTGAGACACGGACGTGCCTGGAGAACCGCACCTggagtgggcagcagccctcctgcaAAC ATTGGGCGACGCTCAGTAACTCGTCCTTTAGCCGCCAGCCCCGCTGTGCCGACAACCCCCTGGGCTCGCGCCAGTGCAGCTGTGACTCCGGCTTCCAGATGCGGGCAGGAGGCATATGCCAAG ATGTGGATGAATGTCAGCTGTTCCAGTCCAGCCCCCACACCCGCATCTGCCTCCATGAATGTGTCAACCTGCCCGGGTCTTACCAGTGCACCTGTCCCAGCGGCTATCGGCTCCAGACTGACCATAATACATGCAACG ATGTGGACGAATGTGCTGAGAACCAACACAACTGCAGCCGCGGACAGACGTGCGTCAACGTCTTCGGAGGCTTCCGCTGCGTGCGGCCCGAATGCCCCAAGGCTCAGCTCAACACCAGCTACGTCAAGACTTCCACTTT GCAGTGTGAGCGGAGCCCTTGCCCCATGGACAGCAAGGCCTGCCGTAGAGCTGCCCACTCTGTCTCATTCCACTACCTGCCCCTCCAGTCCAACCGCAGCGTGCCCAGGGTCCTCTTCAAGATGTCCACCAGCCGCTTTGTGGGAGACAGCCTGCGCTTTGCCATCTTAGGGGGCAACGGGCAGAGGAAGCTGATGGTGCAGCGCTCCGACCAGCACACGGGGGAGCTGGTGCTCACCCGGCCAGCGGTGGGGCCGATGACACTGGAGGCTGAGCTGGAAATGAGCGAATTTGCCCGGAAGATCCTTCTGGGAAAGCACATCTTCAAGATCACAGTCTTTGTTTCCCAGTACGAGTTTTGA
- the LOC134408958 gene encoding collagen alpha-1(I) chain-like gives MTETSINCSLSLVSQCAGPAGVQPVQMAKMVAPLQPARPPGSQESAGGASRGLRSRGGFSPSPHVVGTRTGSLPPRASPRAHVARLRIFHFGGGKESDAPHPTPQDPPRASGRGRGRARHAAGSKALAAAGQGQTRGRRRRAQARVSCPLGPGEEQQALSPGGSAREPGAPRGRDGGQPREGRRDGGAPPPAALPSRPPPGTPAGQGLQPPRGDPGKPSAAAAAAAASPVRVALPPALSAASAPPARWSSELGVADPGWQQQRLCGASGRRLPTAAWRRCRGWSRDLGLPRRRRRPSLAGQQRRTRLPRLQAAAGAAVARPRRPSRGPVGAALPPPPPALAGAAEQLAEEAASAGRGSLLLPCSLPPNR, from the exons ATGACTGAAACTTCTATCAACTGCAGCCTGAGCCTGGTGTCTCAGTGTGCAGGACCAGCCGGCGTGCAGCCTGTGCAGATGGCCAAAAT ggttGCCCCGCTCCAGCCAGCCCGGCCGCCGGGTTCGCAAGAGAGCGCCGGCGGCGCCAGCAGGGGCCTGAGAAGCCGCGGGGGCTTCTCCCCCTCGCCGCACGTGGTGGGAACCCG GACCGGGAGTCTTCCGCCACGGGCATCTCCACGCGCGCACGTGGCGCGCCTCCGCATCTTCCACTTTGGGGGAGGTAAAGAGAGCgacgcaccccaccccaccccccaggaccCGCCCCGCGCCTCGGGCAGAGGGAGAGGTCGGGCCCGGCACGCGGCTGGCTCGAAGGCGCTCGCCGCAGCCGGCCAGGGCCAGACCCGGGGGCGCCGGCGTCGTGCCCAGGCGCGCGTTTCCTGCCCGCTCGGCCCGGGGGAGGAACAACAAGCGCTCAGTCCGGGAGGGTCGGCCCGAGAGCCCGGCGCGCCGCGGGGGCGGGACGGGGGGCAGcccagggagggacggagggacgGAGGCGCGCCGCCGCCGGCCGCGCTGCCCTCTCGGCCTCCCCCAGGCACGCCGGCCGGCCAGGGGCTGCAGCCGCCGCGTGGCGATCCCGGGAAgcccagcgccgccgccgccgccgccgccgcctctccggTCCGTGTCGCGcttcctcctgctctttctgctgcTTCGGCCCCACCAGCGCGGTGGTCCAGCGAGCTCGGCGTGGCCGACccgggctggcagcagcagcgacTCTGCGGGGCTTCAGGAAGGCGTCTCCCCACCGCTGCCTGGAGACGCTGCCGGGGATGGAGCCGGGACCTGGGGctgccccgccgccgccgccgcccctccctGGCAGGGCAGCAGCGGAGGACGAGGCTCCCGCGCTTGCAAGCCGCGGCAGGGGCAGCCGTGGCCCGCCCACGCCGGCCTTCCAGGGGCCCCGTTGGAgccgcgctgccgccgccgccgcccgccttGGCAGGGGCAGCTGAGCAGCTCGCAGAAGAAGCGGCTTCAGCTGGGAGAGGTTCGCTGCTGCTGCCCTGCAGCCTCCCCCCAAACCGGTGA